In a genomic window of Pedobacter sp. KBS0701:
- a CDS encoding RluA family pseudouridine synthase — protein MPITDNDILFEDNHLIAINKRAGDIVQVDETGDEPLDEQVKKYIAKKYNKPNGAFLGVVHRLDRPVSGVILFAKTSKALERMNAAFKNREVKKTYWAVVKNKPEKESATLIHWLVKNPQKNVVSYYNTEVTGSQRAELSYKVKAKVGDYYLLEVDPLTGRSHQIRVQLSSMGCPIMGDNKYGYPRGSRKGSICLHARRLQFIHPVKKEPVNIFAKLPVDGFWERFEDL, from the coding sequence ATGCCAATTACCGATAACGACATCCTTTTTGAAGACAATCATTTAATCGCTATTAATAAAAGGGCGGGTGATATCGTACAGGTTGATGAAACTGGGGATGAACCTTTGGATGAACAGGTAAAAAAATATATCGCTAAAAAATACAACAAACCTAATGGTGCTTTTTTAGGGGTAGTACACCGTTTAGACAGGCCCGTAAGTGGTGTAATCTTATTTGCTAAAACCAGTAAGGCTTTAGAACGGATGAATGCTGCTTTCAAAAACAGGGAAGTAAAGAAAACCTATTGGGCGGTAGTCAAGAATAAACCTGAAAAGGAATCAGCTACTTTGATCCATTGGCTGGTTAAAAACCCACAAAAAAATGTGGTTTCTTATTATAATACGGAAGTTACCGGCAGCCAGCGGGCTGAGCTTTCTTATAAAGTGAAAGCAAAAGTAGGCGATTACTACCTGTTGGAGGTAGATCCTTTAACGGGCCGTTCGCACCAGATCAGGGTTCAGCTATCCTCAATGGGCTGTCCGATTATGGGTGATAATAAATATGGTTATCCGCGAGGAAGCAGAAAAGGAAGTATTTGCCTGCATGCCCGTCGCTTACAGTTTATACATCCGGTAAAAAAAGAACCTGTAAACATATTCGCCAAATTACCAGTTGACGGTTTTTGGGAACGGTTTGAAGATTTATAG
- a CDS encoding HAMP domain-containing sensor histidine kinase: MKLQVKFSLYNAVTKIAIILVLGLIILFSLDRLAYNQLDNRLIKKKNKIIEHLNDDEIDSLLNKQQSFTDYNILKEEFIVLTDIPDNQQDSSAKVFTEKREIEGDIEVYRILNYKFSYHTNWYNLEIGETMTTLQSIKNSIRFYMLIVLVAALLITLVADFTFSNFLLKPFYLIIDKKINLVDDPSHYNYQNIPTSTNDFKILDNSINSLMRKINTLFALEKQFIANVSHELLTPISILSTRFENMLNTPDIPVEHENKIYASLKTLNRLKLIINSLLLISKVENNQYLKTEEISLKQEITDIHEDLEDRIIDKNIIYQANLTNDFHFTGNKALIHTLLINIINNAIKYNVDGGSITITDKTEAENYILTISDTGSGMSAELVENAFDRFKRGNSEENGFGLGLAIVQSIARFHKIKVDIKSTENEGTSISLIF; encoded by the coding sequence ATGAAGTTACAGGTAAAGTTTTCTTTATATAATGCAGTAACCAAAATTGCGATTATCCTCGTTTTGGGTTTAATCATTTTGTTTTCGTTAGATAGATTAGCTTATAACCAGCTCGACAACCGTTTAATTAAAAAGAAAAATAAAATTATTGAGCATTTAAATGATGACGAGATCGATAGTCTTTTAAATAAACAACAATCATTTACCGATTATAACATTTTAAAAGAAGAATTTATTGTTTTAACCGACATTCCCGATAATCAACAGGATTCCTCTGCCAAGGTTTTTACCGAAAAAAGAGAGATTGAAGGTGATATAGAAGTCTACAGGATCCTTAACTATAAATTCTCGTATCATACCAACTGGTACAACCTAGAAATTGGAGAGACCATGACTACCCTCCAGTCGATTAAAAATTCAATCCGTTTTTACATGCTGATCGTGTTGGTAGCCGCCCTACTCATTACCTTGGTTGCCGACTTTACCTTTTCCAATTTCTTACTGAAACCATTTTACCTCATTATTGATAAAAAAATCAACCTGGTTGATGATCCATCCCATTACAATTATCAGAATATCCCAACCAGCACCAACGATTTTAAAATCCTTGATAACAGCATCAATTCATTAATGCGAAAAATAAACACCCTTTTCGCCTTAGAAAAACAGTTTATTGCCAATGTTTCGCACGAATTGCTTACCCCTATCTCCATTTTAAGTACACGGTTTGAGAATATGCTGAATACTCCCGATATTCCGGTAGAGCATGAGAATAAAATTTATGCTTCGTTAAAAACATTAAACCGTTTAAAACTGATTATCAACAGCTTACTACTGATTTCAAAAGTGGAGAACAATCAATATTTAAAAACTGAAGAAATTAGCCTCAAGCAGGAAATAACAGATATTCACGAAGACCTGGAAGACCGCATCATCGATAAAAACATTATTTATCAGGCCAATCTTACCAACGATTTCCATTTTACGGGCAATAAAGCCTTAATCCACACACTTCTGATCAACATTATCAATAATGCGATCAAATACAATGTTGACGGCGGTTCGATAACCATTACAGATAAAACAGAGGCTGAAAACTACATACTCACCATCAGCGATACCGGATCGGGTATGAGCGCTGAGCTTGTCGAAAATGCCTTCGACCGCTTTAAACGTGGAAACAGCGAAGAAAACGGTTTCGGTTTAGGTTTAGCCATTGTGCAAAGTATAGCCAGGTTCCATAAAATCAAGGTTGATATTAAGTCCACAGAAAACGAAGGAACAAGCATTTCGTTAATTTTCTAA
- a CDS encoding LytTR family DNA-binding domain-containing protein, with protein sequence MYTCLAIDDESSAIEIITDYVAALPQFKLLKSYSIAETALKEIENLKKPVDVIFMDIEMPNMNGLELAKLIKHKTNKLVFTTAHSTYAINAYELEADAFLLKPFSQAKFDQIVKKLFSPSANTQTNKTEDFVLLKSTEQRNRFIKIKLDKIYAVEAQERVIKVHLEQETILSNSSFADALVLLHPEKGFSQVHRSFIIAENQIKTLERSYIILNNGIRISIGRKYLDFYHKMSKKKKNLA encoded by the coding sequence ATGTATACTTGTCTCGCTATTGACGATGAATCTTCAGCTATAGAAATCATTACCGATTATGTTGCCGCACTGCCTCAGTTTAAATTGCTAAAATCATATAGCATTGCTGAAACTGCACTCAAAGAAATCGAAAACCTTAAAAAACCGGTTGATGTAATCTTTATGGATATTGAAATGCCAAATATGAACGGCCTCGAACTGGCCAAACTAATCAAACACAAAACCAATAAATTGGTGTTTACAACGGCTCATTCAACTTATGCCATCAATGCTTATGAACTGGAAGCAGATGCTTTTTTATTAAAGCCCTTTTCACAAGCAAAATTTGACCAGATAGTAAAAAAATTATTTTCACCATCAGCAAATACACAAACCAATAAAACTGAAGATTTCGTTCTGTTAAAAAGTACCGAACAAAGAAACAGATTTATCAAAATTAAACTGGACAAAATTTATGCAGTGGAAGCACAAGAACGAGTAATCAAAGTTCATTTAGAGCAGGAAACCATCCTCTCCAATTCAAGTTTTGCTGATGCTCTGGTTTTATTACATCCTGAAAAAGGTTTTTCGCAGGTGCACCGGTCATTTATTATTGCAGAAAACCAGATTAAAACGTTAGAAAGATCCTATATCATTCTGAACAATGGTATCAGGATCTCTATCGGCAGGAAGTATCTGGATTTTTATCATAAGATGTCGAAGAAGAAAAAGAATCTTGCGTAA
- a CDS encoding aspartate aminotransferase family protein — MLTQRQLFLQHNAQTSPEPLMLEFVRAKGVYIYDAADKKHLDLIAGIGVSNVGHCHPAVVKAIQDQAETYMHLMVYGEYVQTPQVNFARALAEILPESLSCTYFLNSGTEAVEGAMKLAKRYTGRKGFIACKNAYHGSTQGAESLMESDSYSSGYGPFLPHVSFIEHNNLADLEKITTEIAAVFIEPIQGEAGIRVADLNYMRALRTKCTETGTLLVFDEIQSGFGRSGKMFAFEHYNVAPDVLLLAKGIGGGMPIGAFISSLEMMSVLSHTPILGHMTTFGGHPVCCAAGLATLRTLVDGHIVDEVEEKGQLFKQLLKHPAIKEIRGKGLMLAVEFENFGINKKIIDACILDGVLSDWFLHCSNSMRIAPPLIITKEEIEEACTIIIKNINLVAG; from the coding sequence ATGCTTACCCAACGTCAGTTGTTTTTACAACACAATGCGCAAACCTCTCCTGAACCTTTAATGCTCGAATTTGTAAGAGCAAAGGGCGTTTATATATACGATGCTGCTGATAAAAAACATTTAGATCTTATTGCCGGTATCGGCGTAAGCAATGTGGGCCACTGCCACCCAGCCGTGGTTAAAGCCATCCAGGACCAGGCCGAAACCTATATGCACCTGATGGTTTATGGCGAATATGTACAAACGCCGCAGGTAAATTTTGCCAGGGCACTTGCCGAAATTTTACCCGAAAGCTTAAGCTGCACCTACTTTTTAAACTCTGGAACCGAGGCTGTGGAAGGTGCCATGAAACTGGCTAAACGCTATACTGGCCGGAAAGGATTTATTGCATGCAAAAATGCTTACCATGGTAGTACGCAAGGTGCAGAAAGTTTAATGGAAAGTGATTCTTATTCTTCTGGCTACGGTCCTTTCTTGCCACATGTAAGTTTTATTGAGCATAACAACCTTGCTGATCTCGAAAAAATCACTACAGAAATCGCTGCTGTTTTTATTGAGCCTATACAAGGCGAAGCCGGAATAAGGGTTGCTGATTTAAATTACATGCGGGCTTTAAGGACTAAATGCACGGAAACAGGTACATTATTAGTTTTCGATGAAATACAATCAGGTTTTGGCCGCAGTGGTAAAATGTTTGCTTTCGAGCATTATAATGTGGCACCTGATGTACTGCTTTTAGCTAAGGGAATTGGTGGTGGAATGCCAATCGGTGCTTTTATCAGTTCACTGGAAATGATGTCGGTATTATCGCACACACCTATTTTGGGCCACATGACTACCTTTGGCGGTCATCCGGTTTGTTGTGCAGCTGGTTTAGCCACTTTAAGAACCTTGGTTGATGGTCATATTGTGGATGAAGTTGAAGAAAAAGGTCAGTTGTTTAAACAGCTTTTAAAACATCCCGCAATTAAAGAAATCAGAGGCAAAGGTTTAATGCTCGCCGTTGAGTTTGAGAATTTCGGGATCAATAAAAAAATCATCGATGCCTGTATTTTAGATGGTGTATTGTCAGACTGGTTTTTACATTGCAGCAATTCTATGCGCATTGCTCCTCCGCTAATTATAACCAAAGAAGAAATTGAAGAAGCCTGTACGATCATTATAAAAAACATTAACTTAGTTGCAGGGTAA
- a CDS encoding Fic family protein, whose translation MWDFDLSDLEELLPQIKRLYEKKARLETSRPLPNSALHRIKEDLTLEWTYNSNSIEGNTLSLKETQMVLQEGMTVKGKSLREHFEAYNHEKAIDYLYGLVKKNYTLRSIDILSLHGLVLRSIEDDYAGRLRNGGVRIVGANFTPPNASKVSDLIDQLITFINDNPLGLNDIVLSTIFHHKLVWIHPFFDGNGRTVRLAMNLLLMRSGFPPAIILKNDRKKYYEALNQANKGNYHKLCLLMLQALERSLNIYINALPGNTYGDYEPISHIVSEPDVPYGQEYVSLLARQGKIDAYKEGKDWLTTKSAVQSYIRTRKRKR comes from the coding sequence ATGTGGGATTTTGATTTAAGCGATTTAGAAGAGCTGTTACCGCAAATAAAAAGGTTATACGAAAAAAAGGCCAGGTTAGAAACTTCGAGGCCCCTGCCTAACAGTGCCCTACACCGTATTAAAGAAGACCTCACGCTCGAGTGGACTTACAACTCAAACAGTATAGAAGGAAATACCTTAAGCCTGAAAGAAACCCAGATGGTTTTACAGGAAGGCATGACCGTAAAGGGAAAATCACTTAGGGAACATTTCGAAGCCTATAACCACGAAAAAGCCATTGATTACTTATATGGCTTAGTCAAAAAAAACTATACGTTAAGGAGCATTGATATCCTATCGCTGCATGGCCTGGTATTGCGAAGCATTGAAGATGATTACGCGGGTCGCTTAAGAAATGGCGGAGTACGTATTGTAGGTGCAAATTTTACGCCGCCAAATGCCAGTAAAGTTTCTGATCTGATAGATCAGCTGATCACTTTTATTAACGATAATCCGCTGGGATTAAATGATATTGTATTGTCTACTATTTTCCACCATAAACTGGTTTGGATCCATCCATTTTTTGATGGGAATGGGCGTACTGTAAGGCTTGCGATGAATTTACTACTTATGCGAAGTGGCTTCCCCCCTGCTATCATCCTCAAGAACGACAGAAAGAAATACTACGAAGCCCTTAATCAGGCTAACAAGGGCAATTACCATAAACTTTGTTTATTGATGTTACAAGCTTTAGAACGTTCGTTAAATATCTATATAAATGCATTGCCTGGAAACACTTACGGAGATTACGAACCCATATCACATATCGTTTCAGAACCTGATGTTCCTTATGGCCAAGAGTATGTGAGCCTATTGGCAAGGCAAGGCAAAATTGATGCCTATAAAGAAGGCAAAGATTGGCTTACCACAAAATCTGCCGTACAAAGCTATATTAGAACACGTAAAAGAAAACGTTAA
- a CDS encoding TetR/AcrR family transcriptional regulator translates to MEAEKIKETVKKAAKELFRKYGYHKTSVNEIAKKARIAKATIYKYFESKEQVLDSILMDYLDQNLYEILHNKVSYASEEEHLKALVMKTSRLSFTACNEFIGWDFVRENANSQEFLKHLSDQLEALLLSAYLQLDNFKNNPARREGLAFLLKASKSIVFSFAFTSVSDSDVRKNFVSFQKEILPFLVKAAL, encoded by the coding sequence ATGGAAGCTGAAAAAATAAAAGAAACAGTAAAAAAGGCTGCCAAAGAACTATTTAGAAAATACGGTTACCATAAAACCAGTGTAAACGAAATTGCAAAAAAGGCCCGTATCGCTAAAGCTACCATTTACAAATATTTTGAGAGCAAAGAGCAGGTTTTAGATAGTATTCTGATGGATTATCTGGATCAGAACCTTTACGAAATACTGCACAATAAAGTAAGTTACGCTTCAGAAGAAGAGCACTTAAAAGCACTGGTGATGAAAACAAGCCGCTTATCATTTACCGCGTGTAATGAATTTATCGGCTGGGATTTTGTTCGTGAAAACGCAAATTCGCAGGAGTTTTTAAAACATTTATCAGATCAGCTTGAAGCCTTACTTTTATCCGCTTATTTACAATTGGATAACTTTAAGAATAATCCTGCAAGAAGAGAAGGCTTAGCCTTTTTGCTAAAAGCAAGTAAAAGTATCGTGTTTTCATTTGCATTTACTTCAGTTAGCGATTCAGATGTGCGTAAGAACTTTGTAAGTTTCCAGAAAGAAATACTGCCATTTTTGGTAAAAGCAGCGCTTTAA
- the carA gene encoding glutamine-hydrolyzing carbamoyl-phosphate synthase small subunit: MTNYTKLPAILLLADGTVFYGKAAGKIGTTTGEICFNTGMTGYQEIFTDPSYFGQIMVTTNAHIGNYGIHKDEIESGSIKIAGLVCKNYNIVYSRKEATESIQDYFQNDNLVAISDIDTRALVRHIRDKGAMNAIISSEITDLEELKQKLAEVPSMEGLELSSKVSTSEPYFYGNPEASLKVAALDLGIKKNILRSFENRDIYVQVFPAKTTFAEMEKFSPDGYFISNGPGDPSVMPYAVETIKDILAEDKPLFGICLGHQLLAEANGIGTMKMFNGHRGLNHPVKNIIKNHCEVTSQNHGFGVIPDEVRNSDKVEITHVNLNDKSIEGIRVKGKKAFSVQYHPESSPGPHDSRYLFDDFVEVMKGELAW; the protein is encoded by the coding sequence ATGACTAACTACACCAAGTTACCTGCGATTTTATTACTGGCCGATGGCACAGTTTTTTACGGCAAAGCGGCCGGAAAAATTGGGACTACTACTGGCGAAATTTGTTTTAATACCGGGATGACAGGTTACCAGGAAATTTTCACAGATCCAAGTTATTTTGGACAGATAATGGTTACCACCAATGCACATATTGGCAATTATGGTATCCATAAAGATGAAATCGAATCGGGTTCGATTAAAATTGCCGGTTTAGTCTGCAAAAATTACAACATCGTTTATAGCCGTAAAGAAGCAACAGAATCAATCCAGGATTATTTCCAGAATGATAATTTAGTTGCCATTTCTGATATTGATACACGTGCATTGGTTCGACATATCCGCGACAAAGGTGCCATGAACGCCATTATTTCTTCGGAAATAACTGACTTAGAGGAATTAAAACAAAAATTGGCCGAAGTACCTTCCATGGAAGGTTTAGAACTTTCATCTAAAGTTAGTACAAGCGAACCATATTTTTACGGTAACCCTGAGGCAAGCTTAAAAGTTGCCGCTTTAGATTTAGGCATCAAGAAAAACATTTTGCGCAGTTTTGAAAACCGTGACATCTATGTTCAGGTTTTCCCGGCTAAAACGACCTTTGCTGAAATGGAAAAATTCAGTCCTGATGGTTATTTCATTTCTAACGGTCCTGGCGATCCATCGGTAATGCCTTATGCGGTAGAAACCATCAAAGATATATTAGCAGAAGATAAACCCTTGTTCGGTATCTGCTTAGGTCACCAGTTATTGGCCGAAGCTAACGGTATCGGTACCATGAAAATGTTCAACGGTCACCGCGGATTAAACCACCCGGTTAAAAACATTATCAAAAACCACTGCGAGGTTACCTCACAGAACCATGGTTTTGGTGTAATTCCGGATGAGGTTAGAAACTCTGATAAAGTAGAAATTACACATGTTAACCTAAACGATAAATCAATCGAGGGAATCCGTGTTAAAGGCAAAAAAGCATTCTCAGTTCAGTATCACCCAGAGTCTTCTCCAGGTCCACACGATTCGCGTTACTTATTCGATGATTTTGTTGAAGTAATGAAAGGCGAACTGGCTTGGTAA
- a CDS encoding response regulator transcription factor, whose translation MNVLIVEDEKSLALEMDEFLSKEGFIVEHAWKKSSAEEKIFVNSYDFILLDLGLPDGDGFDILKQLKAMKDRDDAVIILTARSAVDDRIKGLDEGADDYLPKPFSLNELLARMHAITRRKHKLEKNEINVHDFLLNIQNRTVAFGEERLNLTKKEFEIFNYLVLNKNRVVSRMSLTEHVWGDILEVNSDSNFVDVHVKNLRKKLAALSPTDWFETVRSIGYRINC comes from the coding sequence ATGAACGTACTCATAGTTGAAGATGAAAAGAGCCTGGCGCTCGAAATGGATGAATTCTTAAGTAAAGAAGGATTTATTGTTGAACATGCATGGAAAAAATCTTCTGCAGAAGAAAAGATATTTGTTAACAGTTACGATTTCATTTTACTCGATCTGGGCTTACCTGATGGTGATGGTTTTGATATTTTGAAACAGCTGAAAGCCATGAAAGACCGCGATGATGCCGTAATCATTTTAACTGCGCGTAGCGCTGTTGATGACCGGATTAAAGGCCTTGATGAGGGAGCAGATGATTATTTACCAAAACCATTTTCGCTAAACGAACTTTTAGCGCGTATGCATGCCATTACACGCAGGAAACATAAGCTGGAGAAAAACGAGATCAATGTTCACGATTTTCTGCTTAACATACAGAACAGAACCGTTGCTTTTGGCGAAGAAAGATTAAACTTAACCAAAAAGGAATTCGAGATCTTCAACTACCTGGTGCTGAATAAAAACCGCGTGGTATCTCGCATGAGCTTAACAGAACACGTTTGGGGCGATATCTTAGAAGTAAACTCCGATTCGAACTTTGTTGATGTGCACGTTAAAAACTTACGTAAAAAACTGGCGGCATTAAGCCCTACTGATTGGTTTGAAACGGTGAGAAGTATTGGATACAGAATTAATTGCTAG
- a CDS encoding ABC transporter ATP-binding protein: protein METKKAIISVKDLVKKYDDFVAVQGLSFEVYEHEIFGLLGPNGAGKTTTLEIIETLRAKTSGEIIVNGFSVDKHPQDIKQIIGVQLQAAGYYPNLNLIELIELFAGLYGANIKPMEMLEKVNLQDKAKAKYKALSGGQKQRFSIATTLINQPKIIFLDEPTTGLDPQARRNLWDLITEIRDAGTTVVITTHYMDEAEQLCDRVAFVERGQIIALDTPDNLIDKLVNSGFERKKEVKKANLEDVFINLTGQEWR from the coding sequence ATGGAAACAAAAAAAGCCATTATCAGTGTTAAAGACCTGGTAAAAAAATATGATGATTTCGTAGCCGTTCAAGGGCTTAGTTTTGAGGTATATGAGCATGAGATTTTCGGTCTGCTTGGCCCTAATGGCGCTGGAAAAACCACTACCCTCGAAATTATCGAGACATTGAGAGCTAAAACATCAGGTGAAATTATTGTTAATGGTTTTTCTGTTGATAAACATCCGCAGGATATTAAACAGATTATTGGTGTACAGCTACAGGCAGCTGGTTATTATCCAAATCTAAACCTGATCGAACTGATTGAACTTTTTGCAGGGTTATATGGCGCCAACATTAAACCCATGGAGATGCTAGAGAAAGTGAACCTTCAGGATAAGGCCAAAGCCAAATACAAAGCACTTTCTGGCGGACAAAAGCAGCGTTTCTCTATAGCGACAACGCTCATCAACCAACCAAAGATTATTTTTTTGGACGAACCTACAACAGGCCTGGATCCACAGGCCCGCAGAAATCTTTGGGATCTGATTACAGAAATCCGGGATGCAGGCACAACCGTGGTGATTACCACACACTATATGGACGAGGCTGAACAGCTTTGCGATCGCGTTGCTTTTGTAGAACGAGGACAAATTATAGCTCTGGATACGCCTGACAACTTAATAGACAAATTAGTAAATAGTGGTTTTGAACGCAAAAAAGAAGTTAAAAAGGCCAATCTGGAAGATGTTTTCATCAACCTTACCGGTCAGGAATGGAGATAA
- the panB gene encoding 3-methyl-2-oxobutanoate hydroxymethyltransferase yields MSVHKEIKRITTHILQEMKQRSEKISMLTAYDYSMATILDDAGLDVLLVGDSASNVMAGHETTLPITLDQMIYHAASVIRAVKRAFVVVDLPFGSYQGNSKEALNSAIRIMKESGAHGVKLEGGEEIIESVQRIITAGIPVMGHLGLTPQSIYKFGTYTVRAKEEEEANKLKTDVLALQAAGCFAIVLEKIPAALGKEVTESLHIPTIGIGAGPNCDGQVLVVNDMIGLTKGFKPRFLRQYINLYDEILGAAQSYIRDVKGNDFPNEKEQY; encoded by the coding sequence ATGTCGGTACATAAAGAAATCAAACGCATCACTACACACATTTTACAAGAAATGAAACAACGTAGTGAAAAAATATCGATGTTAACAGCCTACGATTATTCGATGGCGACCATTCTGGATGATGCAGGATTAGACGTTTTATTGGTTGGTGATTCTGCATCGAATGTAATGGCTGGTCATGAAACAACTTTACCTATAACCCTGGATCAGATGATTTATCACGCTGCATCTGTAATCAGAGCAGTTAAACGTGCTTTTGTTGTAGTTGATTTACCTTTCGGTTCCTATCAGGGAAACTCGAAAGAAGCTTTGAACTCAGCGATCAGGATTATGAAAGAATCAGGAGCACACGGTGTTAAATTAGAGGGCGGCGAAGAAATTATTGAATCGGTTCAACGTATCATTACAGCAGGAATTCCGGTAATGGGACACCTGGGTTTAACACCTCAGTCGATTTATAAATTTGGAACCTATACCGTTCGTGCAAAGGAAGAAGAAGAAGCAAATAAGTTAAAAACAGATGTTTTAGCCTTACAGGCTGCTGGTTGTTTTGCAATCGTATTAGAGAAAATTCCTGCCGCTCTAGGCAAAGAAGTTACAGAAAGTCTGCATATTCCAACTATTGGCATTGGTGCCGGACCAAACTGTGATGGACAGGTTTTGGTAGTAAATGATATGATTGGTTTAACCAAAGGATTTAAACCACGCTTTTTACGCCAGTATATCAATCTGTATGACGAAATTTTAGGCGCGGCGCAATCTTATATCCGGGATGTGAAAGGAAACGATTTCCCGAACGAGAAAGAACAATACTAA
- a CDS encoding ABC transporter permease: MKKYNNLTATLALAKASFRSIMRSPSAVVFTLAFPLIFILVFGFLGGGGTHIDVGVTPGSDVNNPVMGMLEKTGMIRLVKDKSKAEFDKLLEKGNVDAMIDVHRKVNSAAYSVNVIYTSASRDKGGILKSVLNNIFYDKTLKPTVAEIKESTITGREYKTIDFILPGQLGFSLLSTGVFGTAFVFLSLRQTLVIKRFFATPVKRSSIVIGEGIARIGFALIGALFIILIGHFFFGFTLVHGVITVANMLILATMGIIVFMGFGFIISGIAKSESMVPPISNIITLPQFLLSGTFFSIEAFPSWLQPISRALPLTYLNDAMRKVAFEGVGLWDVKFQIMILLLWGIGIYAVAVKVFKWE; encoded by the coding sequence ATGAAAAAATACAATAACCTTACAGCAACCCTGGCCCTTGCCAAAGCGAGTTTCCGATCGATTATGCGGAGTCCATCGGCAGTAGTATTTACGCTTGCTTTTCCTTTGATATTTATCCTTGTTTTTGGCTTTTTGGGCGGTGGCGGAACCCATATCGATGTTGGGGTAACACCAGGTTCTGATGTGAACAACCCGGTAATGGGAATGCTAGAAAAAACAGGAATGATCCGTCTGGTTAAAGATAAATCTAAAGCCGAATTTGATAAATTACTTGAAAAGGGCAATGTTGATGCCATGATTGATGTGCACAGGAAAGTAAATTCTGCCGCCTATTCAGTTAATGTGATTTACACCTCAGCATCGAGAGATAAAGGCGGGATTTTAAAATCGGTTTTAAATAATATTTTTTACGACAAAACTTTAAAACCAACTGTAGCTGAAATAAAAGAAAGTACCATCACAGGCCGTGAATATAAAACCATCGATTTTATCCTCCCGGGCCAATTGGGCTTTTCGCTATTAAGCACAGGCGTTTTCGGTACAGCATTTGTATTCTTGAGTCTCCGTCAAACCCTCGTAATTAAACGCTTTTTTGCTACTCCCGTAAAGCGTTCGAGCATTGTAATTGGCGAAGGAATTGCCCGCATTGGATTTGCCTTAATTGGTGCGTTATTTATCATTTTAATTGGCCATTTCTTTTTTGGCTTTACCCTTGTACATGGTGTAATCACAGTAGCCAACATGCTTATACTGGCCACAATGGGCATTATTGTTTTTATGGGCTTTGGCTTTATTATCTCCGGCATTGCCAAAAGCGAAAGTATGGTGCCTCCAATATCAAATATTATTACCCTGCCACAGTTTTTATTGTCTGGAACATTCTTTTCTATCGAGGCTTTTCCAAGTTGGTTACAACCGATTAGCCGGGCCTTACCCCTTACCTATTTAAACGACGCCATGCGTAAAGTAGCCTTTGAAGGCGTTGGCCTGTGGGATGTTAAATTCCAGATCATGATCTTATTGCTTTGGGGTATTGGCATTTATGCCGTGGCGGTAAAAGTATTTAAGTGGGAATAA